A region from the Tachyglossus aculeatus isolate mTacAcu1 chromosome Y4, mTacAcu1.pri, whole genome shotgun sequence genome encodes:
- the TCF19 gene encoding transcription factor 19 — translation MLPCFQLLRMGGGGGGDLYTFRPAGTGCTYRLGRRADLCDVPLRPEREPGLVSRVHAELHAERDAQRDGDWRVSLLDCSSHGTSVNNVRLPRGRRVELDDGDLLTFGSEGGPGTEPPEFCFMFQRVRVRPQDFAAITVPRATGVGGGFRPMLPSRGAPQRPLSAPSPSPKATLILSSIGSLSKLRPQPLTFSRGGGPVEAPAPAPAVGGQGAPDIPPAPRNRRKSAHRVLAELEDEGVPGESPPAARPGPRKKPRMEKTPVTPSGKRRGRPRKYPIAPVPGGDPCAAPRCRLPQDETVTWVQCDHCDAWFHVACAGCSYRAAQEADFRCPTCRA, via the exons ATGCTGCCCTGCTTCCAGCTGCTGCgcatgggggggggcgggggcggggacctGTACACGTTCCGGCCGGCGGGGACCGGCTGCACCTACCGGCTGGGCCGGCGGGCGGACCTGTGCGACGTGCCCCTCCGCCCGGAGCGGGAGCCCGGCCTGGTGTCCCGGGTGCACGCCGAGCTGCACGCCGAGCGGGACGCCCAGCGGGACGGAGACTGGAGGGTCAGCCTGCTGGACTGCAGCAGCCACG GCACCTCTGTGAACAACGTCCGGCTCCCACGGGGTCGTCGGGTGGAGCTGGATGACGGCGACCTCCTGACCTTTGGCTCCGAGGGGGGCCCCGGCACCGAGCCCCCCGAGTTCTGCTTCATGTTCCAGCGCGTCCGCGTCCGGCCCCAGGACTTCGCCGCCATCACCGTGCCCCGGGCCACGGGGGTCGGGGGCGGCTTCCGGCCCATGCTGCCCTCCCGGGGGGCTCCCCAGCGGCCCCTGAGCGCCCCGTCCCCCTCGCCCAAGGCCACCCTGATTCTCAGCTCCATCGGGAGCCTCAGCAAACTGCGGCCTCAGCCCCTCACCTTCTCCCGGGGCGGAGGGCCCGTCGAGgcgccggcccccgcccccgctgTTGGAGGACAGGGGGCCCCGGAcattcccccggccccccgcaatCGGCGGAAGTCGGCCCACAGGGTGCTGGCCGAGTTGGAGGATGAGGGGGTGCCCGGGGAGAGCCCTCCGGCCGCTCGACCCGGCCCCCGCAAGAAGCCGCGGATGGAGAAGACGCCCGTCACCCCCAGCGG GAAACGTCGTGGGCGGCCCCGGAAGTACCCCATAGCCCCAGTACCCGGGGGAGACCCCTGCGCCGCTCCCCGTTGCCGGCTGCCGCAGGACGAGACGGTGACCTGGGTCCAGTGTGACCACTGCGATGCCTGGTTCCACGTGGCCTGCGCTGGCTGCAGCTACCGGGCTGCCCAAGAGGCCGACTTCCGCTGCCCAACATGCCGGGCCTGA